The Argiope bruennichi chromosome 5, qqArgBrue1.1, whole genome shotgun sequence genome segment tgtattgtttgattagtttattttttcattgtttatgattaaaatttacttcttaGTACTAATGAAGAATTGCAAGCCACCTTACAAGAGCTTACAGACCTTCAGGACCAACTAGTAGATTTACAATTAGAAAATGAACGTATGGCAGATGAAAAAGCCGTCTTACTAGAGTCTCTTTGTTCCCAAACTGAAAAGCTGGAAGAGTGTCGCACACAAATAACGCAACTGAAACAGTTACTCTTTCAGACTGAAGGTCAACAGCCACTCTCTGCATCAGAAAGGGAAAGTAATCTAGTGGACTTGTTGAAGGTAATAGatgaaactttaaatgaaaaatttaagtaattttttttcacaagttATCAAGCCAAATTTTTCCATTCTTGAGCACAGTTAAATTAACATTGCATTTTGCAGTTACATGAAgttcattttaagaatcaaaaggCTGAATATAGGCAGATGTTAAAGATCTCTTGGGAGTTAAAATACCTCTCCCAATTTCTATATCAcaataatgcaaaagaattttcttttatggtATCCGGTTTTGAATCTTCAACTTTGGACCTAAAGTTAACTTTCTTCTGCACTTTCTTtactcttttaaaatttacttttaaagcaGCTTGGTTAAAAATTctcaggataaaaaaaattattctaattataaaattcagattacttttttagaaaatatggcttatttctttttaaagcccCTTGCTAGGAAATCTGCATTATCATATCAAAACAGTTGACTGCTAGCAgagttaaaaagatttataaaatgtcTAATTTTGCACTAGtgtctgcttttatttttactttttttaatctacCTGTCTTTCTTGTATTTCTGCTACTGAGTTGAGAATTACGaactattttgatttcaattacatTACTTCAATTCTGATGCCgaaattcattatttctgaatctgaaaatgttatatgaagaaattatctaatatgtatgcattattattattattatcatctcaAATTCTTAAAGAAGGGTAcgagaaaaatgatttttcaggTTTAAAAATTTACTTGCAAAAACAGGCCTTTTACTTGACTATTTGTAGGATTGcttaatttattaatgcaatcAAAATGTTGTATTGAGAgataatatacttcaaaattatatttaaaaaaattttgttttctaattctgaattaaactttaattaaaaaacattagttTTTTAGAGAAAGTAGAATGCATGAAAACTATGACAGGAGTGTTAtgaagtatcaaaatttatttattgctctgacacttttttttttctatatttggagattcaaaattaattatattgttgttGCTAAACCATTAGTTGGCATACTTTTGTGTtagatattattttgtataaattacttaatttatacaaaatactattggaaaatttcttaattgatatttcatttggcTATTTATGAATTGCTTATGGTTATAATAAAAGTGTATTctcttcctttttaaaatattatcataaagaattattaattatatttatttgttactttttcattcattcattaaaattattaatattcctgaaaactttagtaaaaaggaaatattattttagaacaagAAGTTGGCATGAAACTAGTATTAAAACTAgtgattaatgttttattattttctgtttagaaAACTCAAGAATCACATGATGATCTTTTGATGAAGCAAGAGGAACTGTCTTCTGCTTTGCAAGCTGCCAAAAATGATAGTCGTCCCCAGACAGATCTTATTCTTCTCAGGGATAGGGTTCGGTTGCTGGAATCCACTATTGAAAGTATCAATGCCGACAAACGTCTGTTGGAATCTCAAATGAGTGAGAGTCAAGAGCAGCTAGCTGCTAACCAGATAGAAATTTCGCAACTGAAACTACAACTTGAAAAAGAGCAACAAAAGGTGAATGTCTATTTTTAACTTTGTGTAAATTGCATTCTTAtatcaatgtaatattttattaaatataccttaacatctgaaaattaatttttcaatgctaaaaattattagaaattcattttagaatCATACAGGGATCTATTTTAAACTTtgccctatatatatatatattattactttgttttattaaatatcatcaaattaaattcatttatctgaaaaatatgttttctatcTTGAATGTTGTttgatctaattatttattttattcttttctggagacacaaaaaagtatgaaaatgaacttaaaatattctgatttccattttcatgaaaattaaatgatatttatcatATTGAGGAACtccaattcattcaaaattaatttagttttcctgaaattcattaacaaatttcAACTCAAGCACACAATAGtcttttgaaaagttttagacTTAGTGTTCaattaaaatcgaatttaagTTTTTTGCAATGTTCAATACTTGAAAtgcattattcttttttcaagtatatatcataaatttcttgtttaattcccttaatgattttatttataattattacttttgtaaaaaagattaaaaaattctcactgggttttgaaatttttctactcTATTCATCATCTgttaaccaaatttttattttattatgatcatcatttaattttttttccatttgtttctGAGAGAGAATGGAGACAAGAAAATGATTGCTGCTTTATGTTTCTTTCATTCTTGtatattcttctttaattttttataataacttttttttaatgaatgagcTAAGTGGATTATCTCTAGCTAACAAGAATACTTTATATTTAGTACATCAACTGCTtgatatagaatttatatttaattttatctatgtctatataattaaattctatattttgctttactctttatttattattatttttttttttttgcatgaattatTCTTTCAGTTTTGACAACTatgtaacttaaaaaatttttacttttttgtataacaAGAATTAGATTTTCACCattcctctttaaaaatattataatgaatattgcAGCCAAATGTTTGACTCACTagatttaaaactcattttaaagaTTCTAAGATATTTAGTCCATGTTGaagttaaactttatttatttatttatgtttttatttatttatttatttatttttcatatatccCTATAGGTCTTGGAATTGCAACGTGAGCGTGAAGCTGGTGCAACTTCTGAGTTAAATGCTCTTTTACAAGAGGTTCGTAAAGACAAAGAAGCCGTGGAAGAGCGAGCAATGCATTTGCAAGAGCAGCTTGCTCTAAGTCAAAGAGAAGTAACTCGTCAAAAAGACCAGTTGCAGTCATTACAGGAAGAAAATATGGTAATCttctttgttttgttaaaatagatttttgtattgcatttgggaaaataaaatgttattgaaacaTCCTGGATTATTTTTGAATCGAATGGTTTTCACATGTGATTTTACATAAACCAAGACATTGCAATGAGGTGTATAATtagtttaatgaattatttgttttgaaataataaaagcaatataattGCCACAGGAATTCATTTTAAGTTGATacaaatttctattcattattacaagaaattgttatatatcaattttttaatgacatttgtgtattcattattaattttttgaaagtttttaataaattgttttaaatcttctttccataattatttgaatttatttatacttctaaTTGAGAACATGTTCCCATTACATAAACTTTAGATGTTCTAATTGGTTGCTTAAATTTATAAgtatgatatacaaaaaaataacagttttactTCATCTTAGTAAAATACGGataatgttattattatgaatttggaTCATGTTTGATACAGTATTGTTGCcaagtaaaaaaacttttattttatttatattttatgaaattcaatcaAACATTTGACGAATATTTTCATGGTGGCACTTTTTTTCTAGGTTGCCAAGAACAATGCTCACAAACAAATCACAGATATGGAGTACCGTCTCCAACAAGTTATGGCTGAGAAGGAGCAGCTGAGTCAAGAAATGGCTGCCTTGGATGATACATTGCAGCAGCTAAAACTGAAATGTCAACATCATCTAGAAGACAAACGAGACTTAAAAGCCACCATTGGAGAGTTACAGAAAACAATACAGGAGAAGACTTTGTTATTAACTCAAGgtcaaaaagaaattgaagaactTAAGAAGAAACATCAAGCAGAGGTACGTATTACTGGCCGTCTTCTtcgacataaatttttatatgtattaaacatCTGAAGGTGTTTATTACATATTCAGTGATTTATTAAGAGAAGTTTATATCCTtattaacatgttaatgattaaataaatgtcTGTAATGTTTGAACTCTTGGTAAGAATACTAATTTATCAAATACACATGTTtatgtggaaatatttttttttcttcaaaattatatttctaaaaattgctCAGTTGTGTAAGTACAATAATTTAGAtttcaattaagatttaattatgaattaattaagatttaatatgaatgaatgaTTTATATTGCTATCTtgtaattcatacaaaaaaaaaatctgatttttacatattaaatgcaACTAACTATGACTGAAGAAAGTTCtaaatcttttagataaattatttttaaatttaatgcatgggaaacaataaaaaaagtttaatgtttttgtttaaattaaaagaagtacAAGATTTCTGTATATTGattctttttcttgttctttCAAGGTCGAAGAGTGGAATAAATTTCAGGCAGATTTGTTGACTACTGTTCGAGTGGCCAATGACTTCAAGGTGGAAGCTGTTCAAGACGTGGAACGTCTAACTGCTGAAAACAAAGAGCTTTCTGAGAAGAATGCTGCTTTGGAAGCTGAAATAGCAGCCTTGAAGGTTTTTAAAATcctccttaatttttatttatatattatttttaaagttgttaaaTACAGGTTATCCTTCAACTATTTCCCCCTTCTTTTATATTGCTTTATTGATTGGTTAAAAAAGTTAAACCTTTTGTACTTAAAAagtaagtttatttaatttctattaggttgttttttttgttttttttcccaagatgcacattttatatcatttcaaaattttcactaatgatttttaaatgcatttaatctataaatttatttattgcattatattctcaaaatatatctTAACAACTAAGATCATGTTTCTAAAATGCTTGACTATTTGGGAATATATAATTTCTCATAAggagaagtttaaataaaaaaaaaataaaaaaaaagttgtagtcATGAATTAGAGgcaaattttaaagtgtttagtattgtttttcttcatataatatatgtaattacTTGTTTAGAGAATATTTATTAGCTTTTCTCTATACTATTAAAAGTTACAATGGCAAtgtctttttattgaaatgtaatttttgagaTAAGTGATAAGTGCCACTTAGAGGATTTAAACTATGTACAATAGATTCCCAAATATTATACCTTATGTGGTAAACTGATTGTCTTGATAGgctaaaattcataaatgttcacTTCCTACTCCaactatacttttaaaaacatcctTTTTATGATGcccttattcatattttctaaaaattcatttcagattttaaaaagtattccgGATAAAACTATagcatacattttaatatcaattctGTGATGTCCAACTTAATTGCAGGAataatgaaattatgtaaattgtaaatacataacttttaaataaagaaaaaaaattgaataaaatgcaagttttttctgaaacaaaaacttCAGTtcaaactttcaattttatttatctactagccgcctttggcgaccagccggtccgccaatcttaatgctcgttaaaattttaataattaaatattttatgtaattcctactttaatagcttcttcatcaaatattttaaagcttcaaattttgatagtcatgtaattcactcataataatataaagtccttcagccataacataatatgtatctctctaattttctgttagttccggtaaaatttatgcttaaaattaaaatggaaatgactaaactgcaattaatataatattttttactgaaacaaagcattttttttaataatatgattactgaaaatagagtcactgagcgtttaaactttatgggcactaaagaatttctttcttaatttatgtaatatctcaagaatttatcaacaaaattttctcagattcatcatgaacagatcgattcattaacaatgtttaaatgcatcaaactttaagataataaaatgaatcgtttaaaataatcggtcgaaaacaggtttaaaaaactactttaaaaacgatgtacttaaaactataagcatatacaaaaaaatatataactaacataaatacaattaattaacaatgtttaattttaaatgcataaaacattaagaaaataaacagaatcgtttgaaataatccgccaaaaaatgttaaccctagcctcatttctgttgggagaaaaaaagtcttactcatttggcggtggggaaaatggaagatttttttggctgaaaagttggcggtgtggaaaatggaagatgtttttggcaggaaagttagtttttaattaataattaaaattctaattaaaatttcaaaaaaaggggccccaggtgcacattcccgacctctaaggtatacatgtaccaaatttgatagctgtatgtcaaatgacctggcctgtagagcgccaacacacacacacacactgagctttattataagtatagatatagatgataAATAACTGCATTAGTGTTAAAAGGCTGGTATAAGACTAAGGAATCAAAATTGACaggtattttaattattgtttgagTCCTCGACAAATAGTTACTTCTTCTTTTTTAgcctttttaatgattttattatggataattatattttgactaAATGAATGGTTGAGAATCTACTGTAATTTATTAACTGTTAAATTTAAACTTGTTCAATTGAAATTTACTATACTAATggtaaaatataaagtatttccaTCCATAGCCCAGGTTGGTCAAATATAGTTTTATTccgaaaatatggaaaaaaatcttGTAGAACAGTGCATAATCATGTATTTTGATGATAAGGAACTCCTGTTAAAAtcgattgatttttattttctgaattataatgGCTGTAAAGAAAAGATGGCTTAatgtccttattttttttaattccttctttaTGATTTTTGTAATTGGCTAATgtgaaagttataattattttaaaaatgcaataagtaCATTAGCCTATATACTCTTCTGCTTCTATAGCTCTTTCCCTAccaatgcataaaaataattttgttatcatgtattgcccttttttttttttttttttttttactcttttaccAAAATAAATGCCTAATGTAGATTTTTCAGTAAttgcatatattaaattcatttatacatttcCAGAATAAGAGGGAAGTTTCATCTCCTACTTTCTCAAAAGGAAGCCTGTCCTCTGAGCTGACTGTACTTAGCAATATTGAGAAAGATCTACAGACAACCTCCCGCAGACAGCTAGCCACCACTACTAAAAGATCTGACAGAAGCAATGCCAATCAATGTTCTGTCCGTTCTCTCATTGAGTCAATAGAAAATGCCACTAAGCAGGTTAAAGGACAAggtaatatttgttttttgtacACTTATGAATCTCTGTTCTGAAAAGCAGCTTTTTTCctcttcatttattattacattttttggtGAAAAACCATTTATAGTTTTTCCAATTTAAGAATgagatactttttaaatatttctattcataaaatttaaggaaaagatttTCTTTGTCATTAGTTAATAACAgtcactttataaaattttacataacttatattataattttttacactttctttagctaatattttttatatcttaaacttTCACAAATTGTgtctgaaatatttatgaatttaataaaattttccagaggaatcttaaaatttataatatacatacatCTCTTTGTTTTTGCTTTCCCCCTTCTTCTTCAGCTTTaatctgataaattatttatgtcaattcttttttattgtttattgtcaagtaattttcattaaacaaattcTAAACAGCatgcttatatttaaatactgtttaaggttaacatatatatatttatgtatctgTAGAAGGATTcctttttaaattagtttatgagtaccaaatttttttttaaatttagattttataataatttaattgcaagtaaataaaagttattaattcatAAGATTTGTTTTTCAATTGTAAAGGGCTTGCTGAGAAAAGACTGAAATATCAGGTAGAATGCAATGTATATCTTCTTTCCTTATATGCGAAAGTCATAGGATATCCTTACTAAATCAGCCAATCAAAACTTGATATTGTTTTCTATTAGCTGAGATTCATTTACATGCTAATACTTACATTCAAATATTTACTGTTCTCTTTCTACTCTGTCATTATCTTATTTTTGTCAAAACATCATTGGATAATTTTTCACTTCATGTATCAAAGAATTCATTATTCTTACACACTTTGTTTCACTTTTGACATTCTTTACAAAGAAGGCtgaattgagagaaaaaaaaatgcattataaaaaaaatatataatctaagCCGTCTGATGATTTTTACTGAAACTGATTCTatgagtatttttctttttatgaccaggactatttttcagaatatgttttAGTGAAACATTAAATGTTtacttagttattattattttatattattattcctttcaggcttgtgaatttttattatttcaattaaaattgtttgtataaaatattactatttatcagtaagcattgtaaaaaaaatacaaaggaagTTTTGAATACAATATCAAACTGCCTTTCTGTAGTATTCAgcacaatttttaagaaacttcttAAATATAAGCCAGGCTCCTTCTGAATGCCAAATTTGCCTTTATTATATTAGTTCCATGTAGATTTGTTTTGGTTTAGCTTTTTTAGagcctttatttttattgcagcaaAGGGATGAAATTTTTTTGGTAGAGTTGAaatgttctataaaattaaaaatttattattatagttgcattcatgttttaatttattttatcttttcactttcaaatttcatgtatttcttGCTTACAGGTCCTAGTAGTAGTTGTAGTTCTTCATCAAGTAGTTTAAACAGCCTTGCCTCTGATTCTCGAGTGACTGctcttatgaataataataatgatatttttattaaggtatgaattcctttatttatttctatttaataatttagatatagaatttaaaatgtattgtctcttacctaatatttatatttcctaatttgaGAAATTACCAAATCATTTtgctaatatttgaaatcaaCTCATGGTAGtttgatttcttttgtttttgtatattgTTGAAaggatgataaatatattttgcgtAAATacatattacttaataaaaatttacacaataaatagagatggaatatttattcaaatgcttAAATGTcctattttctgaaaaactttaatcttgtataattgttataaaatgaaatgtttcagaacatttatttgaatttaatgtttcaaaaagtataaatgttccaaaagaggaaaaaaaggGATGATGCTCACTTTGAATAGCTGTTCTGTGTTGATTTAaaagttacattaaaattaattatgctcCTTTCATCAGTTATTGGAGgtggttaaaatattattactgttaAGGTACTACTAATTAACACTGTCTACTGAAATTGCAAATCTTGCTAGATATATTATTTAgtacaatatttaaaagcaaatattaatttgttaattgttATTTGACTGGAACTATAAATATTGTTTCAAGTgtttccataaaaagaaattttatcaaaaataagattGTGCATTGAGGAAATTTCTCTTTCTTCAGTGCAACCCATGTGTTAAatagaatttcatcaaaatagaaCTTCAATAAttcatagtttaaattaattgatatattaattcTGATTATAATCTATATTAATAGCTATCCAAAATACAGGATTATGTTGGTACTCCTTGAATAGTTCgttttattgtttctaaaaacaagtttttcatttattttccaattgGAAATTCATTTCTACTTGTTAACAATTTTAGCTCTTTtgctgaaatttctaattaattttaatgttatgcaTATTAGGAACctttacattttgatatttaaaaatgtatcaaaagatCTCATTCCGTTTTGTCTGGATGTAACCCCTCTGCTCTTATGCTATTAAAAAGCTTGGAAAGGGAGAGTTGTGATCAGTTAGACAATTATCactgttaatttttttggaattgagTGAAAAGatatgtgtttattttaaattctatgatACTAAAAATGGCAATTCTATTTTGTAGCCCAACCTCCGTTCATCAGATCCCACTACAAAAGATATCAAAACAGGTTCTGAACTAAGGCTTACCAAGAAGACCAGTTCAGAAACAATCAATACTACAAACAATGGCCAAGTTTCTAATAATGCTATTTCCAACAAAGGAGAAGGGGACGCACTGAAACCTTTGCCTGTCTCCATACTTGCAAGTAAATTGGATCCAATTAGACGGAACAGTTATAGGTATTACTTTGAtagattttctttcctttattaaaatttagacaatatgccatatgtatttattattgtaGCTCTTCCCCTATCAAGAAAGGGAATTGAAAATCCTTTTCGAAAGCAAAAACTgatgcatataatatttattgatatggTGTACTGTTttgttataattgtatttatgtaaTAGTATTTCAATATTTCGTTTTTCTactgactgtttttttttttttttttttttttttacttgagagTTTTCTTGTCTATTTGTTACCTAATCAGACGTAAATTTATCACCACTGATAATTAACTTTGATCTTCTTATTTAGCTCTTGTTACATGATCCTGGTACGGTTAAAGTGTCAGTTGGAATTATATTACAGAAATGAATTCTGTGTTACAATAGAATTATGTACATTGGTTAATCGTTATgatcacaaatatatatatatatatatatatatatttcaaatttcttgcaTATTTGCTATTGAATATGAAGGTGTTATTGACGcacaaaataaaagatatcattTCCAAGAGTGAATTTGAAGCAATCCCAAAGCAATGTAAAAGGTAGATTGCATGGTAgtctattgttttaaatatatgcttaacAAAATTAGATCCATAAATTCttgattaaagtgaaaaaaatcattttattttatgctatatttctgtaagtattaaataatgaagtatgtaataaattttgccGAAAAAATAATCATCCAGAAAAAAACCTTCAGATAATTCttcaaataagttaaataaataaataaactacccTAATGATCACATTTGCTATCATTGATTTAGTTTGGATATCTAATTAAAGATAtactattatatttcttaaattatacacCTTTAAAAACCAAAGAGAAATACAGATTGCATACCTTCTAACAGCTACGAAAATTAGGTGAAAACTACTCAGTTAcagatatatagtaaaaaaactttggaaaaaaaaagtgcactTCTCTTGAATCCTCCATTTAACAGTATTGGTGGTTAGTGAAATTCTTTTTAGcatggctttaaaaaaaaagagaacaaatttatttgtatatgaatgcATTAGGGGTTTTGCTATGATGTTGAACTGAGCAATGATGacttaaaaaaagaaggaaggcttactattcaataaaaaaaattctaaaagtctAACAAACAGTATTAATTTGTTTGATGGCACAAAATCGTATTGTgtgttttttaagtaaaattattttacttatatatttagtcAGTAATAAaagtctattaaataattttgaataacgtattaattaattaaaattctttgaaaacatctattctttaataatttgagGATAttcattatatgtaatatatttataagtgcTACCAATGGCTGGGTAACAAATGTTGGTGGATATGAGATTGTTGCATCATTGTCATCTTGTGAAAGTATTCTAAAAGGATTGAAAGTATAAAATGCTCAATTTctgttttatctaattttatattaatattatagttGAGAATTGCggttattttattgaaacaattgcTCTAATAGTAAATGGAACAATTTTACAACTTTGTTAATAAGTATGCAATAAttgttgtttcataaaaattgtaatggAATTATTCTTTTCCAGTGACAT includes the following:
- the LOC129968744 gene encoding cytospin-A-like, with amino-acid sequence MKNNKPVSGKQSGNTIVSKSHPPAPATVSRGNKTAIEKLSSSTPSSKKASTIKSRPGICSSSQESLSGTISSVRRKTPAKVPAAANIGIKNDNTPIRMINNLQTTPLIRKTTFKRSSNMRRAVSKDSVDFSAKDREKENLKVGQNRNKNSNNCITILQMEKEKAQMEQQISELVKNAESKKAEIAILKMEINKLKDLKSDDAVDQLRQELENVLSENQTLKERLVQLGVPLEMTALSDNQKEQILIQRSLSGSFLNLEKGHHNNSDGPKSLDTEVGEASGVNLPPSTRTLSEWERGSSSSLSEMSVACLQDRIMQMEETHHSTNEELQATLQELTDLQDQLVDLQLENERMADEKAVLLESLCSQTEKLEECRTQITQLKQLLFQTEGQQPLSASERESNLVDLLKKTQESHDDLLMKQEELSSALQAAKNDSRPQTDLILLRDRVRLLESTIESINADKRLLESQMSESQEQLAANQIEISQLKLQLEKEQQKVLELQREREAGATSELNALLQEVRKDKEAVEERAMHLQEQLALSQREVTRQKDQLQSLQEENMVAKNNAHKQITDMEYRLQQVMAEKEQLSQEMAALDDTLQQLKLKCQHHLEDKRDLKATIGELQKTIQEKTLLLTQGQKEIEELKKKHQAEVEEWNKFQADLLTTVRVANDFKVEAVQDVERLTAENKELSEKNAALEAEIAALKNKREVSSPTFSKGSLSSELTVLSNIEKDLQTTSRRQLATTTKRSDRSNANQCSVRSLIESIENATKQVKGQGPSSSCSSSSSSLNSLASDSRVTALMNNNNDIFIKPNLRSSDPTTKDIKTGSELRLTKKTSSETINTTNNGQVSNNAISNKGEGDALKPLPVSILASKLDPIRRNSYSDIVEKKDPLSTLVKGGGSKRNALLKWCQNKTLGYKGIDITNFSSSWNDGLAFCALLHSYLPNLIPYDELDSKDKRRNFTLAFQAAESVGIPTTLNINDLISQERPDWQSIMSYVTAIYKHFET